The sequence GATCGTGATCGGCCTGATCCGCGAAAAGCTGGAAGGCGACAACAAGGGCGGGTTCATCTTCGACGGCTTCCCGCGCACACTCGAGCAGGCGGACGCCCTGAGCCGGCTGATGGCGGAGCAGGGTCAGACGATCGACCGGGTGATCGAGTTGCGGGTAAACGACGACGTGCTGGTCGACCGTATCGTCGGCCGCGCCGAACAGGCCCGTCAGGCAGGCGAGCAGGTGCGCGCGGATGACAACGCCGAAAGCCTCAGGATCCGGCTGCTGGCCTATTACAAGCAGACGTCGCCGCTGATCGGCTACTACTATGCCAAGGATATGCTGAGCGACGTGGACGGGCTGGGCAGCATCGAAGCCGTGCAGGCCGAGATCGCGAGCCTGCTCGACGCGTGAAACGCGGCGGGAATATCCGGATATTCCCGCTCGATTTCCCGGAAAGATCGACACCTGCCGCTGACCGCTTCGCATGGGTTGACGCCTCGGCCAAAACCCCATAGTCAGCGCTATCTCGAAAGAGAATCAATTTGCGGTTCCGGGTCGCGCCCGTGCCGCAAGATCACCTGATCAGCCAGGCCCGACGCGCCAGAAACGCTTCGGGCTTATGTTGTGAAAAAAGGGCCCGGCATGACGGGCTCGCAACGAAAAGGAATATGACACGTGGCACGTATTGCCGGCGTTAACATCCCGACTGCAAAGCGGGTTCCCATCGCCCTCACCTATATCACCGGTATCGGTAACACCTCCGCCCGCGCCATCTGCGAAGCGGTCGGCATCGACCTGACCCGCCGGGTCAACGAGCTAAGCGACGCCGAAGTGCTGAAGATCCGCGAGCACATCGACGAAAACTACACCGTCGAAGGCGACCTGCGCCGCGACGTGCAGATGAACATCAAGCGCCTGATGGATCTCGGCTGCTACCGTGGCCTGCGCCACCGCCGCAACCTGCCGGTTCGCGGTCAGCGTACCCATACCAACGCACGCACCCGCAAAGGCCCCGCGAAGGCCATTGCCGGCAAGAAGAAATAAGGGAGGTCTGTAATCATGGCACGCGATCGTACACGCACCAAGCGCAAGGTCTCCAAGAACATCGCCGCAGGTGTGGCGCATGTGAATTCGAGCTTCAACAACACCAAGATCCTGATTTCCGACGTCCAAGGCAACGCGATCAGCTGGTCGTCCGCCGGGACCTGCGGTTTCAAGGGGTCGCGGAAATCCACGCCCTACGCTGCCCAGATGGCCGCAGAGGACGCGGGCCGCAAGGCGCAGGAACACGGCGTCAAGACCCTCGAAGTCGAAGTGCAGGGCCCCGGTTCGGGCCGTGAAAGCGCGCTGCGCGCGCTGGCGGCCGCCGGTTTCAACATCACCTCTATCCGTGATGTGACACCGATGGCGCACAACGGCTGCCGTCCGCCCAAGCGTCGCCGGGTCTGAACACCCGCATTGTTTCGGGGCTGCGTGGTTTCGCGCGGCCCCCTATCTCTTTTTGAAACCTCGAGCGTATCGGCCGAACGGACATGCGGCAGATACAAGGATGGAGGGACACATGATCCACAAGAACTGGGCCGAACTGATCAAGCCGCAGCAGCTTGACGTCAAGCCGGGCAACGACCCCGCGCGCCAGGCCACCGTGGTCGCCGAACCGCTTGAGCGCGGCTTCGGCCTGACGATGGGCAACGCGCTGCGCCGCGTCCTGATGTCCTCCCTTCAGGGGGCGGCCATCACTTCCGTGCAGATCGACAACGTGCTGCACGAATTCTCCAGCGTTGCCGGCGTCCGCGAAGACGTGACAGACATCATCCTGAACCTCAAGGGTGTCTCGCTGCGCATGGAAGTCGAGGGACCGAAGCGCCTGTCGATCTCGGCCAAGGGTCCGGGCGTCGTCACCGCCGGTGACATCTCGGAATCCGCCGGCATCGAGATCCTGAACCGCGATCACGTCATCTGCCACCTCGACGACGGTGCCGACGTCTACATGGAACTGACCGTCAACACCGGCAAAGGCTACGTGTCGGCCGACAAGAACAAGCCGGAAGACGCGCCCATCGGCCTGATCCCGATCGACGCGATCTATTCGCCGGTCAAGAAGGTTAGCTATGACGTGCAGCCCACCCGCGAGGGCCAGGTGCTGGACTATGACAAGCTGACCATGAAGATCGAGACCGACGGGTCCATCACGCCGGATGACGCCGTGGCCTTCGCCGCCCGTATCCTGCAGGACCAGCTGGGCATCTTCGTCAACTTCGACGAGCCGGAATCGGCTTCCCGCCAGGACGACGACGACGGGCTGGAATTCAACCCGCTGCTGCTCAAGAAGGTCGACGAACTGGAGCTTTCCGTCCGTTCGGCGAACTGCCTGAAGAACGACAACATCGTCTACATCGGCGACCTGATCCAGAAGACCGAAGCCGAGATGCTGCGCACCCCGAACTTCGGCCGCAAGTCGCTGAACGAGATCAAGGAAGTCCTGTCCGGCATGGGTCTGCACCTCGGCATGGATGTCGAGGACTGGCCGCCCGACAACATCGAAGATCTGGCGAAGAAGTTCGAAGACAACTTCTGAACCATGGATGCGCATTCGATGCGCATCCTCAACCCCGGCCCGGCCGTTTCAACGAGGCGATCGGGCCACGGGCATCCCGCCCCAAGGAGAGTTGGCGCTACGCACGCCAGCCAGACAAAGCAAAATCGCCCGTAGAGGGCAAACCAGGAGAATAGACATGCGTCACGCACGTGGATACCGCCGCCTCAACCGCACACACGAGCACCGCAAGGCGCTCTGGGCGAACATGGCCGGCTCGCTCATCGAACATGAGCAGATCAAGACAACCCTGCCCAAGGCCAAGGAACTGCGCCCGATCATCGAAAAGATGATCACGTTGGCCAAGCGCGGCGATCTGCACGCCCGCCGTCAGGCCGCGTCCAAGCTCAAGCAGGACGCCCACGTGGCGAAACTGTTCGAAGTGCTCGGGCCCCGCTACAAGGACCGCCAGGGTGGCTATGTCCGCGTCCTCAAGGCCGGCTTCCGCTACGGCGACATGGCGCCGATGGCGATCATCGAATTCGTGGATCGTGACCGGGACGCGAAAGGCGCCGCCGACAAGGCCCGTCTCGCCGCCGAAGACGCCGCGGAATAAATTCATTCGCCACCGCGAATGCAAAGCCCTGCCATCCGGCGGGGCTTTTTCTTTTGCCGCCCCCGACGGGGCGTGGTTGCCGAACGACGGGGGAGTTGCGCATTCCGCTTGCGCCGCGCATATCAGGGGCATGAGATATGTCCTGATGATCCTCGCCCTCATGGCGGGCTCCGCGTTGGCACAGCAGGTGCCGCAGTCCGCCGCGCAGATGCAGCTCAGCTTCGTACCGCTTGTCAAAGAGGCGACCCCGGCGGTCGTGAACATCTATGCCAAGATCATGTCGGCGCCGCGGCGGACACCGCTGCAAAGCGATCCGTTCTTCGAGCGCTTCTTCCGCGATCCTTTTTCCGAACGGCCACGGGTTCAGAACTCGCTGGGGTCCGGGGTGATCCTGTCCGAGGACGGGATCGTGGTGTCGAATTATCATGTCGTCGGCATGGCGACCGAAATCCGCGTGGTGCTGAACGACCGGCGCGAATATTCGGCCCAGGTGCTCTTGGGTGATGCCGAGGCGGACCTCGCGATCCTCAAGATAGACGCCGACACGCCGCTGCCCTTCCTCGAGCTGCGTGACAGCGAGACGGTCGAGGTCGGCGAATTGGCGCTGGCCATCGGCAATCCCTTCGGCGTGGGGCAGACCGTCAGCAGCGGTATCGTTTCCGGGCTCGCGCGGTCCGGCGCGGGCGGCGGCAATTCGGGGCTGGGGTATTTCATCCAGACCGATGCGCCGATCAACCCCGGCAACTCGGGTGGTGCGCTGATCGACATGCAGGGGCGCCTTGTCGGGATCAATACCTCGATCCTGACCCGGTCGGGCGGGTCGAACGGTATCGGTTTCGCCATCCCGGCGGACCTTGTCGCGGCCTTTGTCGCCCAAGCCCGCGCGGGCGAAGTCACTTTTGCCAGACCGTGGGCCGGGATCAGCGGTCAACCGGTGGACAGCGACATGGCGGGCCCTCTCGGGCTGGACCGGCCCGTCGGGATCATCGTGTCGGGGCTGCATCCCGCGAGCCCCTTCCTTGATGCGGGCCTCGAGGTGGGTGACATCATCACCCACGTCGGCGGCGCCACCGTGCATACCCCGAACGAAATGATCTACCGGATGAGCGTTGCGGGTCTTGGCCGCAGCACGGCCGTCCGGTTCCGGCGCGATGGCGTGGACAAGGATGTCGATGTCGGCCTGATCGCTGCGCCCGATGATCCGCCCCGCGAAGAGACGGTCTTGGGCGCGCGCAGCATCCTGCCGGAGTTGCGGATCGCCCGCGTGAACCCGGCTATCATTTCCGAACTGAACCTGCCGCTGGAGGCCGCCGGCGTCGTCGTGCTGGATGCAGGAAGGTTCGGTCCGCGGGTCGGCCTGCGCAAGGGAGACCTGATCCTGGCCGTGAACGCGGTCGAGGTGTCGCATCCATCGGATCTCGAGGCACTCTTCGGTGGCGAGGTCCGCCGTTTCGAGATCGTGATCCAGCGTGGCGACAGGCGCAGCCTGTTGCGGTTCCGGGTGTAACGGTGGCGGACCTGTTCGACACCGGGGACCAGCCAGCGGACACGGGCGGCGGCCATCGCCCGCTGGCGGACCGGCTGCGCCCGCGCGCGCTTTCCGAGGTTATCGGCCAGCAGAAGGTGCTGGGAAACGATGCGCCGCTGACCGTGATGCTGGAATCCGGCGCGCTGTCGTCCCTGATCTTCTGGGGGCCGCCGGGCGTCGGCAAGACGACCATCGCGCGGCTTCTGGCTGACGAGACCGACCTGCACTTCGTCCAGATCAGCGCCATTTTCAGCGGGGTACCGGAACTGCGCAAGGTTTTCGAAGCCGCCAAGCTTCGGCGGCGGCAGGGTCAGGGGACGCTGCTGTTCGTGGACGAGATCCACCGATTCAACAAGGCGCAGCAGGACGGTTTCCTGCCCCACATGGAAGACGGCACGATCCTTCTGGTCGGCGCCACCACCGAGAACCCCAGTTTCGAGCTGAACGCGGCTGTGCTGTCCCGCGCGCAGGTTCTGGTGCTGGAAAGGCTGTCGGTCGAGGAGCTCGAACTGATGGCGCAACGGGCGGAGCATGAGCTGGGGCTCGAACTGCCGCTGCAGCCGGACGCCCGCGCGGCCCTGCTGGAGATGGCCGATGGCGACGGCAGGGCGCTGCTGAACCTCATCGAGCAACTGGTCGCCTGGAAGGTGGACGGCAAGCTGGACAAGGCATCGCTGGCGGCGCGGCTGATGCGCCGCGCGGCGCAATACGACAAGAGCGGAGATGCCCATTACAACCTGATCTCGGCATTGCACAAATCGGTGCGCGGGTCGGACCCGGATGCGGCGCTCTACTGGTTCGCACGCATGCTCGAAGGGGGCGAGGATCCGCGCTACCTCGCGCGGCGCATCACCCGCATGGCCGTGGAGGATATCGGACTGGCCGATCCGCAGGCCCAGGCGATCTGCCTGCAGTCGTGGGAAACCTTCGAGCGGCTTGGCAGCCCCGAGGGCGAGCTGGCGCTGGCACAGGCCGTTGCATACCTTGCCCTCGCGCCGAAATCCAATGCGGGATACGTGGCCTACAAGGGCGCGCGCCGCATGGCCAGGGAAACCGGATCGGCCCCGCCGCCCAAGCATATCCTGAACGCGCCCACCAAGATGATGAAGGAACAGGGGTATGGCGATGGCTATGCCTATGACCACGATGCCGAGGACGGGTTCTCGGGACAGGATTACTTTCCCGAAGGCCTGAAAAGGCAGGCGCTCTATGCGCCGGTGGAGCGCGGGTTCGAGCGGGAGCTGAAGAAGCGCATGGCATATTTCGAGAAACTCCGGGGCAAGCGCTCCGGCGGCAGCTAGACAGGTGCCGCCCGCTTCGCGCCCCCTCCGCCGTGTCCTGCGCGGCCTTGTATTCTTGACAATCGCCGCGCAAAGCGTGACAGACGCGCCATGATTTCAACCTTGTCCCTTGTCGCGCTCGGCGGTGCCATCGGTGCCGCGCTGCGGTTCCTGTCCGGCGCCGCGATCCTGCGCATTGCGGGTCCGCAGGACTTTCCGCTGGCCATCATCACGGTGAATGTGGCCGGATCTTTCCTGATGGGC is a genomic window of Sulfitobacter alexandrii containing:
- a CDS encoding adenylate kinase; the encoded protein is MNIILLGPPGAGKGTQARHLVETRNMVQLSTGDMLREAKDSGTEMGKMVADVMARGELVTDEIVIGLIREKLEGDNKGGFIFDGFPRTLEQADALSRLMAEQGQTIDRVIELRVNDDVLVDRIVGRAEQARQAGEQVRADDNAESLRIRLLAYYKQTSPLIGYYYAKDMLSDVDGLGSIEAVQAEIASLLDA
- the rpsM gene encoding 30S ribosomal protein S13, with translation MARIAGVNIPTAKRVPIALTYITGIGNTSARAICEAVGIDLTRRVNELSDAEVLKIREHIDENYTVEGDLRRDVQMNIKRLMDLGCYRGLRHRRNLPVRGQRTHTNARTRKGPAKAIAGKKK
- the rpsK gene encoding 30S ribosomal protein S11, with the protein product MARDRTRTKRKVSKNIAAGVAHVNSSFNNTKILISDVQGNAISWSSAGTCGFKGSRKSTPYAAQMAAEDAGRKAQEHGVKTLEVEVQGPGSGRESALRALAAAGFNITSIRDVTPMAHNGCRPPKRRRV
- a CDS encoding DNA-directed RNA polymerase subunit alpha, whose product is MIHKNWAELIKPQQLDVKPGNDPARQATVVAEPLERGFGLTMGNALRRVLMSSLQGAAITSVQIDNVLHEFSSVAGVREDVTDIILNLKGVSLRMEVEGPKRLSISAKGPGVVTAGDISESAGIEILNRDHVICHLDDGADVYMELTVNTGKGYVSADKNKPEDAPIGLIPIDAIYSPVKKVSYDVQPTREGQVLDYDKLTMKIETDGSITPDDAVAFAARILQDQLGIFVNFDEPESASRQDDDDGLEFNPLLLKKVDELELSVRSANCLKNDNIVYIGDLIQKTEAEMLRTPNFGRKSLNEIKEVLSGMGLHLGMDVEDWPPDNIEDLAKKFEDNF
- the rplQ gene encoding 50S ribosomal protein L17; translation: MRHARGYRRLNRTHEHRKALWANMAGSLIEHEQIKTTLPKAKELRPIIEKMITLAKRGDLHARRQAASKLKQDAHVAKLFEVLGPRYKDRQGGYVRVLKAGFRYGDMAPMAIIEFVDRDRDAKGAADKARLAAEDAAE
- a CDS encoding trypsin-like peptidase domain-containing protein — encoded protein: MRYVLMILALMAGSALAQQVPQSAAQMQLSFVPLVKEATPAVVNIYAKIMSAPRRTPLQSDPFFERFFRDPFSERPRVQNSLGSGVILSEDGIVVSNYHVVGMATEIRVVLNDRREYSAQVLLGDAEADLAILKIDADTPLPFLELRDSETVEVGELALAIGNPFGVGQTVSSGIVSGLARSGAGGGNSGLGYFIQTDAPINPGNSGGALIDMQGRLVGINTSILTRSGGSNGIGFAIPADLVAAFVAQARAGEVTFARPWAGISGQPVDSDMAGPLGLDRPVGIIVSGLHPASPFLDAGLEVGDIITHVGGATVHTPNEMIYRMSVAGLGRSTAVRFRRDGVDKDVDVGLIAAPDDPPREETVLGARSILPELRIARVNPAIISELNLPLEAAGVVVLDAGRFGPRVGLRKGDLILAVNAVEVSHPSDLEALFGGEVRRFEIVIQRGDRRSLLRFRV
- a CDS encoding replication-associated recombination protein A is translated as MADLFDTGDQPADTGGGHRPLADRLRPRALSEVIGQQKVLGNDAPLTVMLESGALSSLIFWGPPGVGKTTIARLLADETDLHFVQISAIFSGVPELRKVFEAAKLRRRQGQGTLLFVDEIHRFNKAQQDGFLPHMEDGTILLVGATTENPSFELNAAVLSRAQVLVLERLSVEELELMAQRAEHELGLELPLQPDARAALLEMADGDGRALLNLIEQLVAWKVDGKLDKASLAARLMRRAAQYDKSGDAHYNLISALHKSVRGSDPDAALYWFARMLEGGEDPRYLARRITRMAVEDIGLADPQAQAICLQSWETFERLGSPEGELALAQAVAYLALAPKSNAGYVAYKGARRMARETGSAPPPKHILNAPTKMMKEQGYGDGYAYDHDAEDGFSGQDYFPEGLKRQALYAPVERGFERELKKRMAYFEKLRGKRSGGS